One Pagrus major chromosome 15, Pma_NU_1.0 DNA window includes the following coding sequences:
- the mzt1 gene encoding mitotic-spindle organizing protein 1, with translation MASAANANLNAVRETMDVLLEISRLLNTGLDMESLSICVRLCEQGINPEALSAVIKELRKASESLKASENCTN, from the exons ATGGCAAGTGCAGCAAATGCAAACCTAAACGCTGTCCGGGAGACAATGGAcg TGCTGCTGGAGATCTCCAGGTTGCTGAACACTGGTCTGGACATGGAGTCTCTGTCCATatgtgtgagactgtgtgagCAGGGCATCAACCCAGAAGCCTTGTCTGCAGTTATCAAAGAGCTGCGGAAAGCTTCTGAATCACTCAAG gcTTCTGAAAACTGCACTAACTGA
- the bora gene encoding protein aurora borealis yields the protein MVDRVEIQITPETPGRPSIRNPFESPNDYHHLREALVPSPSVFKSMQCKTTPPKFNWSIDEMASLLPVHIDQEEIQRQSFYLSQTRMDSDIEEKRQNAIEQFFTKGTIVPSPWAAQDTRKGLQINMKSCMSAMIEEKPEKISVGCQTTLSLPLAFDLEKVLGEYYRQEEACDAVQESLSSSSLRRKLFLDGRGSYSGSDSSSPPSPERSHTRQEMPSLNRGEGAEGGVETVSSIFASPLSCGMTVQTPSTGQFSSSPIQHGCFRDCSLGSITSPMFPDRSSPAGLISPTISPIVTHAARTPIGSAERKQPSNLTPNNVPLDVDVASCNESPFVEGCSPIRSCSPHQLHCHNEPRSRPRPRVRCRASPPLISPILNPNLQDNQEAEEKLICSSSSSSSSSSFSLPLMELDPSSPMARDNHPADTERASLDPMEPVKMEEDKGIEGSIEDEEEEGGGPLGQLTSSRMGNVSATESSHMFLSLLAEGSSIRYDSSMQVDSGYNTTSAGTASLIDGLNSDCHSKESFSPNMAEEAFQVTRHTKVKVFHPHH from the exons ATGGTGGACCGTGTCGAGATACAGATCACTCCTGAGACTCCAGGCAGACCTTCCATTAGAAACCCATTTGAAAGTCCAAATGACTACCACCACCTCCGTGAAGCATTGGTGCCAAGCCCATCTGTCTTCAAGTCCATGCAGTGTAAAACT ACTCCTCCCAAGTTTAACTGGTCTATTGATGAAATGGCCAGTCTTCTTCCAGTGCACATAGACCAAGAGGAAATCCAGCGACAGTCTTTTTACCTCAGCCAGACAAG GATGGATTCTGACATTGAGGAGAAGCGTCAGAACGCTATTGAGCAG TTTTTTACCAAAGGAACCATTGTGCCTTCCCCCTGGGCGGCCCAAGACACCCGTAAAGGCCTTCAGATAAATATGAAAA GTTGTATGTCTGCCATGATTGAAGAGAAGCCAGAAAAAATCTCAG TTGGTTGTCAGACAACTCTCTCGCTACCTTTGGCATTTGATTTGGAAAAAGTATTAG GAGAATATTACCGCCAGGAGGAAGCGTGTGACGCCGTGCAGGAGAGTCTCAGTTCTTCCTCCTTAAGACGTAAGCTCTTCCTCGATGGCCGGGGAAgttacagcggctctgacagcTCCAGCCCGCCAAGCCCTGAGAGAAGCCACACCAGGCAGGAGATGCCTTCTCTAAACCGAGGAGaaggagctgaaggaggagtTGAAACTGTATCATCTATTTTTGCCTCCCCTTTGTCCTGTGGCATGACAGTTCAGACTCCCTCTACG GGTCAGTTCTCGTCCAGTCCCATCCAGCATGGCTGCTTCCGGGACTGCAGCCTCGGCAGCATCACCAGTCCGATGTTCCCGGATAGGTCGTCTCCTGCTGGCCTCATCTCCCCAACAATCTCTCCTATTGTTACACATGCAGCACGCACACCAATAGGCTCAG CTGAGAGGAAGCAGCCGAGCAACTTGACTCCAAACAATGTACCCCTGGACGTAGATGTCGCTTCGTGCAATGAGAGCCCATTTGTTGAGGGTTGTTCCCCCATTCGTAGCTGCTCCCCACACCAGCTCCACTGCCACAATGAGCCCAGATCCAGGCCCCGGCCCAGAGTCCGCTGCCGGGCCTCCCCTCCCCTCATCTCCCCGATCCTCAACCCTAATCTCCAAGACAATCAGGAGGCTGAGGAGAAACTCAtttgctcctcttcctcctcctcctcctcttcttctttttctctcccgcTAATGGAGCTAGATCCATCTTCACCCATGGCACGTGACAATCATCCCGCTGACACCGAGAGAGCTAGCCTGGATCCTATGGAGCCTGTGAAAATGGAGGAGGACAAGGGGATAGAAGGGAGCatagaggatgaagaggaggaaggtggaggGCCTTTGGGGCAGCTGACCAGCTCTCGTATGGGCAACGTGTCGGCAACAGAGAGCTCtcacatgtttttgtctcttctgGCAGAGGGAAGCAGCATACGCTATGATTCCAGCATGCag GTGGACAGCGGGTACAACACTACCTCAGCAGGCACTGCCAGTCTAATAGATGGCCTCAACTCAGACTGTCACAGTAAAGAGTCCTTCAGTCCAAACATGGCAGAAGAGGCCTTTCAAGTGACACGACACACCAAAGTAAAG GTATTTCATCCTCACCACTGA